Sequence from the Gloeocapsopsis dulcis genome:
TACTTAGTTGGTTCGGTACTCATTGCTGATTCGGTTAATCATGTCGAAATTGCGCACACCGACTGTACTGTAGGCAAAATTCCTGATGCAGATCCTTCAATGTATCTCGTTGTCCCAACAGTACTAGACCCCTCAATGGCACCAGAAGGTAAACATACTTTGTGGATCGAGTTTTTTGCCCCGTATCAAATTGCAGGTGCAGAAGGTACAGGATTAGACGGTACAGGTTGGACAGACGAACTCAAGCATAAAGTCGCTGATCGCGTACTGGATAAACTCGCAGATTACGCGCCTAACCTTAAGAATGCAATGATCGCCCGTCACGTAGAAAGTCCTGCGGAATTGACCAAGCGTCTAGGAGTTTTAGAAGGAAATTACTATCATCTCGATATGACTTTCGACCAAATGATGTTTTTCCGCCCTATCCCAGAACTTGCTAATTATAAGACTCCAATTGAAGGTTTATTTCTGACAGGTGCAGGAACGCATCCTGGAGGAGCAATTTCAGGAATTCCTGGACGCAACTGTGCGCGTGTCTTTTTGCATACACAACAACCAATAAGACAAACATTAACCGATGCTACTGAGGTACTCAAGTCAAGATTCAAATCCTTTTTTAAATCTTAAAATTACACCATTTAAAATACCTAACAGTCTTTGACAAGGCGCATTTGTATAACTTCTTTTCTCAATATTTTTTACTAAGAACAATCGTATTCGGGGCAGGTTTATTTATAGTTAGTTAATTCTTTAGGTATACGGTAATCTATATCTTTAGTAGAAGACAGGAGTAAGAACCAGCCTATATTGTTAGTTTAGAAGATTTTCAAAAAAAGAAGAAATTAGCAGCGTTAGCGATCAATTGTTTTATGTTGGTTTAACTAGTTTGCAATTCAGTAGATCGGCAAGAGATATTACGGAACTTTCAGTAGAAGCTATCGTAATTATAAACTTACATCATTAAAACTTTAATTTGATATATGGCAGACAATAACAATCATAGTTCGCATAATAAAAGCAATAATCACACCTCAGCAAATGTTGCTGAAGGCAGTCTATCGAATTCACTTAAAGCAGAACATTTAAATGCCTCATTCACAAATCTATCTTTAGTAGCTAAAAGCTTCAAACTAGCTACTATAGAAACACCAGATCTCGTTTGTTTGTCGCACTTACGTTGGAATTTTGTTTATCAAAGACCGCAACATATACTGACACGCTGCGCTCAAGGACAACGAGTTTTCTTTATTGAAGAACCAATTTTTAGTTCAGACTTAGGAACAGCGCCAGAATTGGGGAAATTAGATATCAACGTAGACGAAAGTGGAGTTTGGGTTGTTGTTCCGCACCTCAAGAAGGGTTTGAGTCAAGAAGAGATAAATGCTCGACTCGAAGTCTTGATTGAAACTTTTTTTACCGATCAACAAATTAGTAAATACATTTGTTGGTACTACACGCCAATGGCGATCGCCTTTACACGTCAGTTGCAACCCTTAGCAATTGTCTATGATTGCATGGATGAGTTATCTGCATTTCAGGACGCACCGCCTGCTTTAAAAAGCTATGAAGCTGAACTCTTCAGTAGTGCAGACTTAGTATTTACCGGTGGACAAAGCCTTTACGAAAGTAAAGCCAAACAGCATCCCAATGTTTTTGCATTTCCCAGTAGTGTCGATGTTGCTCACTTTGCCCAAGCGCGAGATATTGTTGAAGAACCCGCACAAGCACATATTCCGCATCCGCGTCTTGGCTTTTTTGGCGTAATTGACGAACGCATGAATGTGGATTTGCTGGCAGGCATTGCCGATGCGCGTCCCGACTGGCAGTTAGTTATAATTGGTCCTATTGTCAAAATTGATCCCACAACTTTGCCCCAACGTGAAAACATTCACTACTTAGGGGCTAAGACTTATAAACAGCTACCTGCGTATGTTGCAGGATGGGATCTGGCGATGCTGCCATTTGCCCACAACGAATCAACCCGCTTTATTAGCCCGACTAAGACTCCAGAGTATCTGGCTGCAGGTAAACCTGTTGTATCTACTTCGATTCGCGACGTGGTGCGTCCTTACGGTGAGACAAGATTGGTGCGCATTGCAGATAGCGTTGAGGAATTTGTCACAGCCACAGAACAGGCAATGCAAGAAGACACGCCTGCATCAGGGTGGTTAAGTCGCGTTGATGCTTTTTTAGAGCAAATTTCGTGGGATCGCACGTGGGCATCAATGATGAAACTGATCGACTCGGCGATCGCTGCCAAAAGTAACATGACGGCGACAAATATCCCGCAAGCACCAAGCATTACTACTAGAGACTTTGTCTTCGATTACTTAATTGTCGGGGCGGGGTTCTCTGGTAGTGCGATCGCCGAACGGTTGGCAAATGATGGCAAAACAGTGCTGATTGTAGACAAGCGCAATCACATCGGCGGCAACGCTTATGATTGTTATGACGAGCATGGTGTCCTAATTCACAAATACGGTCCGCACATTTTTCACACCAACTCCCGCGAAGTTTTTGAATACCTTTCCCGCTTTACGCAATGGCGGGCTTACGAACACCGCGTTCTTGCGAGTGTAGACGGACAACTTGTCCCGATTCCGATTAACCTCGACACCATCAACAAGCTGTATGGCATGAACCTCACTTCATTTCAAGCGGCAGAATTCTTTAATTCAATTGGGGAACCAAGAGAATACATCCGCACCAGCGAGGATGTCGTAGTGAGTAAAGTCGGCAGGGAGTTATACGAAAAATTCTTCCGAGGCTACACTCGCAAACAATGGGGACTCGATCCCTCAGAACTCGATAAATCGGTAATTGCTCGGATTCCTACTCGTACCAACCGCGACGATCGTTATTTCACCGACATCTACCAAGCAATGCCTCGGCACGGTTTTACGCGGATGTTCGAGAATATGTTGGCTCATCCCAACATCAAAGTCATGTTGAATACGGATTATCGAGAAATTGTCAAAGCGATACCTTGCCGCGAGATGGTTTACACCGGACCCGTTGATGAGTTTTTTGATTTTCGCTATGGTAAGTTACCGTATCGATCGCTTGATTTTAAACACGAAACGCATCACACTAGCGTGTTTCAACCGGCACCGGTAATTAACTATCCCAACGAACACTTGTATACTCGTGTCACAGAGTTTAAATATTTGACTGGGCAAGAACACCATAAAACGAGCATTGTTTACGAATTTCCTCAAGAGTCGGGAGATCCTTACTACCCTGTACCGCGTCCTGAAAATCAGGAAATCTACAAGCAGTATAAAGCACTCGCTGATACAACAGCAGGAGTATATTTTGTAGGCAGGCTAGCAACGTACAAGTATTACAACATGGATCAATGCGTTGCCCAGGCGCTAGCGGTTTATAAGCAAATTGCACTTAAAGCTTGAATTAGTTATGGTATCAAAACATCCCGTGGAAATTTGGGCTGGAGTAGAGGGTACAGTTAATCGTGTGGGTGATGAGTATTTCGACCAGTTGCAACGCAACGGTCATGCAACCCGCGTGGATGATTTGGATTTATTTGCCGAACTGGGGATACGTATGATTCGTTACCCAATTTTGTGGGAACGGATCGCACCCAATGGCATCGAGAATGCTGATTGGACGTGGGCTGATGCACGGCTAGGTCGATTGCGAGAATTGGGCATTTGTCCAATTGTCGGATTAGTGCATCATGGTAGTGGTCCTAGAAATACCAGCTTGGTAGATCCAAAATTTCCAGAGAAACTCGCTGCATTTGCGCGTGCAGTTGCCGAACGCTATCCTTGGGTGACACATTACACGCCGATCAATGAGCCGTTAACAACCGCACGATTTAGTGGATTATACGGTCACTGGTATCCTCACGGGAAAGATGAAATAACTTTCATCCGCGCATTGTTAGGGCAGATCCGCGCGATCACACTTTCAATGGCAGCGATCCGAGAAGTCAATCCCCATGCTCAACTCGTGCAAACCGAAGATTTGGGTAAAATTTTCAGTACACCGTTGTTGGCATACCAGGCAGCGTTGGAAAACGAGCGCCGCTGGCTAAGCTTCGATTTATTGTGTGGTAAGCTGTCTCCAACGTATCCGATGTGGCACTTCTTGCATAAGTGTGGTGTTGATG
This genomic interval carries:
- the glf gene encoding UDP-galactopyranose mutase gives rise to the protein MADNNNHSSHNKSNNHTSANVAEGSLSNSLKAEHLNASFTNLSLVAKSFKLATIETPDLVCLSHLRWNFVYQRPQHILTRCAQGQRVFFIEEPIFSSDLGTAPELGKLDINVDESGVWVVVPHLKKGLSQEEINARLEVLIETFFTDQQISKYICWYYTPMAIAFTRQLQPLAIVYDCMDELSAFQDAPPALKSYEAELFSSADLVFTGGQSLYESKAKQHPNVFAFPSSVDVAHFAQARDIVEEPAQAHIPHPRLGFFGVIDERMNVDLLAGIADARPDWQLVIIGPIVKIDPTTLPQRENIHYLGAKTYKQLPAYVAGWDLAMLPFAHNESTRFISPTKTPEYLAAGKPVVSTSIRDVVRPYGETRLVRIADSVEEFVTATEQAMQEDTPASGWLSRVDAFLEQISWDRTWASMMKLIDSAIAAKSNMTATNIPQAPSITTRDFVFDYLIVGAGFSGSAIAERLANDGKTVLIVDKRNHIGGNAYDCYDEHGVLIHKYGPHIFHTNSREVFEYLSRFTQWRAYEHRVLASVDGQLVPIPINLDTINKLYGMNLTSFQAAEFFNSIGEPREYIRTSEDVVVSKVGRELYEKFFRGYTRKQWGLDPSELDKSVIARIPTRTNRDDRYFTDIYQAMPRHGFTRMFENMLAHPNIKVMLNTDYREIVKAIPCREMVYTGPVDEFFDFRYGKLPYRSLDFKHETHHTSVFQPAPVINYPNEHLYTRVTEFKYLTGQEHHKTSIVYEFPQESGDPYYPVPRPENQEIYKQYKALADTTAGVYFVGRLATYKYYNMDQCVAQALAVYKQIALKA